Proteins from one Mycobacterium adipatum genomic window:
- a CDS encoding metal-dependent hydrolase — protein MDMLDSDTPDGAAIALHARAVQFDLTDVPAQCVYNDPYASHLYNGLSLLLPAGEEWFVAILKEALPLIDDEKLREDVIGFMGQEAMHANAHTGINDYLQAHGIDPTPVLDRAHWVFGNLLGPREVTGAKAHNYLVERLAVMAALEHIFSFLGDWVLNAKRLNGQTAHPTIVDLLRWHGAEEVEHRMVSHDVLRYFDENYARRAWAQVVAGPMLLYLLWQATRYLMRVDPNLDMSPRKRKAIWRGLIRSGRRGVAPSVLHTTWRGLQYFSPRYHPGDVGDTAQAVAYLAASPAARAALR, from the coding sequence CACGCGCGTGCGGTGCAGTTCGACCTCACCGACGTGCCCGCTCAATGCGTGTACAACGACCCCTACGCGTCGCACCTGTACAACGGGCTGAGCCTGCTGCTCCCCGCGGGCGAGGAGTGGTTCGTCGCCATCCTGAAAGAGGCGTTGCCGCTCATCGACGACGAGAAACTGCGTGAGGACGTCATCGGGTTCATGGGTCAGGAGGCCATGCACGCCAACGCCCACACCGGCATCAACGACTACCTGCAGGCCCACGGCATCGACCCCACCCCGGTGCTCGACCGCGCGCACTGGGTGTTCGGCAATCTGCTCGGACCGCGTGAGGTGACCGGCGCCAAGGCGCACAACTATCTGGTGGAGCGGTTGGCGGTGATGGCCGCGCTGGAACACATCTTCTCGTTCCTCGGTGACTGGGTGCTCAACGCGAAGCGACTCAACGGCCAGACCGCGCACCCGACCATCGTGGACCTGCTGCGCTGGCACGGCGCCGAAGAGGTGGAGCACCGCATGGTCTCCCATGATGTGCTGCGCTACTTCGACGAGAACTATGCACGCCGGGCCTGGGCGCAGGTCGTCGCCGGGCCGATGCTGCTGTACTTACTGTGGCAGGCCACCCGGTACCTGATGCGCGTGGATCCGAACCTCGACATGTCGCCCCGTAAGCGCAAGGCGATCTGGCGGGGCCTGATCCGGTCCGGGCGCCGCGGTGTGGCGCCGTCGGTGCTGCACACCACGTGGCGTGGGCTGCAGTACTTCTCGCCGCGCTACCACCCCGGCGATGTCGGTGACACCGCGCAGGCCGTCGCGTACCTGGCCGCCTCACCCGCCGCGCGGGCCGCGCTGAGATGA